The DNA window ACACACGACGGATACATTTCGGGACGAGTCGTTGCAAAGGTGAGTGAACCACCACCCTCTATCGGAACTTCAATATAGACAAACTCTGTCTCACGCTCTAAATCATCAAGATCTGCCTGAGCAAGTGTCGTTTGGCAGTGAGTGCACCACATGACAGGTTTTTCAGCTCGATAGAGATGCTCTTTCTTATAAAGAGGCCTGCGCAATGCGCTGAGAATGCTTATTGATAGTGCTGTAGGTGTGATTCCAATCTACAGAGATGCCAAGATCGTGCCATAGCTGACGATACGTCGCGGCACCTTTTTGAGTCTCCTCTAGACAGAGCTTTACAAACTCAGGTCGAGTGATTTTACTTTTGTCGATACCGTATTTTTTCTCAATGAATCGCTCTGTTGGGAGGCCATTATCATCGAAACCCATTGGGTAATAGACGTTAAAACCCTGCATACGCTTATAACGCACAATAAATTCAGCCTGAGCGTACGACATAATATGCCCAGCGTGGAGGTGGTCAGCGGAAACATATGGTGGAGGCGTATCGACGACATAAAGAGGTGACTTGCTTGTTTCATCAAAATTAAAGACTTTTTCAGTTGCCCAAAATGCCTTCCATCTTTCTTCTATTTCTTTCGCATCATACTTCATCGTGTACTCCTTATTATTTTTGAAAACAAAAGTCCCTCGGTCTCTATATCAAAAAAGATATAGAGACCGAGGGACGAAAATTACTTCGTGGTACCACCCTTGGTTTCGTAGTCTGTTACCAG is part of the Candidatus Chromulinivoraceae bacterium genome and encodes:
- a CDS encoding class I tRNA ligase family protein; protein product: MKYDAKEIEERWKAFWATEKVFNFDETSKSPLYVVDTPPPYVSADHLHAGHIMSYAQAEFIVRYKRMQGFNVYYPMGFDDNGLPTERFIEKKYGIDKSKITRPEFVKLCLEETQKGAATYRQLWHDLGISVDWNHTYSTINKHSQRIAQASL